The DNA window GGGGAAATCCTACTTCCTGAAAAGGCCCCTTTTGTTGAAGCTCACTCAGGACCTCATCAGTAATCAATACCCTATGACTGTGCCCAGGGACCCCAAACTGGTTCTACAGTTCTAGCATACAGCCAAAGGGGAGAAGCCTGGCCACTCCTAGAAGGTTCCAAAGCTCCTTGCAGAAAAGTCAGATGGTTGCCTCTGtccagcaggagagagagggcaggggcGACAGAAgggcagagacccagagagaaaaacacaaagtAGATATGGTGAGAGAGATCTCAAGGCACCGTGAGACAGGTCAAAACCTAGAGATAGATacagagagggagaaacacacagacacacagatacacacacacacacacacacacgagttatTGAAGGGGGGTAATTCAAAGAGATAAGAAGCTGAGACAAAATctgaaacagagacagaaagacctAAAGAGAAATTTCTGGATGCCTACTTTCCCACTGCTGGGAtcactcagggacttccctctTCCACCCTCAATTTCCACCACTCAGCAATGACCCATTGATACTTTCCTACTCAATATCGCCATGTCCCTCAAAAACTCACGTTTTTCCCCATCCTTATCCCACCTCTCCATCATTCTCTAACTCGTCTGATtcccactcccctccaccccaagTCTGCTCACACTTCCACTTCTCTCACAAACTACTTTCAGCTTACGTCTCAATCACGTCTCAAGATCTGGCCTCTTGAAATCTCTTTTCCTGGTCATTCCTCTGTCCTTCTGTTTGCCCATGTCCTTATTCTGGCTGAGCTGAGAGCAAAAAACCAGAATTGGGGCCAAGAAGGCATGGGGCCAGGAAATCAGCTAGGCAGAATGAACTGTGGGAAAAATGTAGAAAGTCCAGAGGACAATAAAGGAAGAGCCAGAGAGACCGCCTGAAGGATGGGACAGCCTGGGAGATGTAGGCAGAGGGAATTGAGAGAGTCTTGAGAGTGTGACTAAGACCCCTAGGGTCCAATTGTTGGCTTTCTGTGTGTACTGAACAATGCTGAGAACCAGGGATGGTTCCAGGGTCAGAAAATGAGGTTAAGGGGAGGAGAAGTTAGACTAAAAGTTTTGTGAAGGTTTGAGACAAGGGCGTGTAGATTTGGGGCTGGGACAGACATCTAAGACTAAGAAGCTGAGCTGCAGGGATCCTTGCTTGCCAGAAACAGCCAACTGAGGAAATCAAACTCATAGGATCACATCAGGATTCTGAGACTTTCAGAATGATCAGCCACCACCCCCACTCCTGGACAGAGGTTGTCCCTGTCCCTTTCAGTTTTTTATCATTGACGGGGTCATTATACACCACTTTTGATGCTGCCCTGGGGTGTCAAGTGTTTGTCAGACAAGTACAAATTGgcttattttcttcctctcttttcttctccttcttcttccccttctcctcccccagttTCTTTCCTGCCTCCTCCAAAATATGGGCTTACTTCAGACTAAACAGGGGAGGTAGGATTCCTCCCCCAGGTCTGTGTTTGGAGCAGCAATGGATAGACACCTCTAGCTACTAGGTGGAACTGGAGGAGGTGCAGAACTGGGAGGGAACAGCCAAGGAGCAATGTGAGGTTCAGGCTCCATGTTCAAGTGAGATGACAACTGCTGAGGACTCAGAGTCAGAGTGGAagctgggaggagaaggaaaacaaagctggGAGAGACGAGCTGGAAAGGCCCCTGGGGTGGGGAGTTCCCTGTTCTATCCAGGAGAGGCAGAAAATGAGTCTGGCAGAACAGTCAAAGACTTAAGCAAAAGCAAGAGCCTAAAATGGGCATATAGGCCAGTACGGTTAAAGCAAAATGACACCACCCGCCAGGCAGCTCCTTGCTGAAATCCTAGGAGTATGACAGATATGAATCTGTCACTTGGGAGGTTAGCCAGTCAGAAGATTTAGGGAAAAGGCTGGCTTTCAGATTTCAGCCAAGGATGTTAGaagttagtgatttttttttaccatggtCTGGAAAACTGTGGATCCTCTTTGTCAAAATCAGGGAAAGCTATAGTTGGGTGGGCAGAGACTTTCAAAGCTACTACTGGGTCTCGGCTTTAAGGTATAGGTGGGGAACAGGTCTTGGTACCTACCAGTCTCTCTAAATGTGCCTTCCTGCCCATACCCTCCTCATGCTATTTTCTCTAAGGACCAAGAGTTAGGATCTGGAATGGGAAGAGCCCTGCCCTGAATTACATGTCCAGCCTCACTGCAGCTCTAGCCACTCTCTATGGCCTCAATTTCTTGGGCCTGATGGGGATCAAGTTGATGAATAGAAACCAAAGGCAAAAGTAAGCAGTCATCACTCTCATTTACAGACCAGCCCTGGAGGACACAAGTCCTGTTTCTGTCCCACCCCAGTTATGCTGGGAGTAGAAATCTGTCTGCATTTTCACCAGTAGCTAAAACTAGTCAGCTTGGATCTGGGCCTCTTCATTCTTCACTGGGTGTTGGAGGGATAGAGTTAAGAAGAAGCTCAAGGACCTGGCTTGAATAAATGGAAGAtaccagggaggggcaggagttTGTTTTTCTCACTCCTCGCCTGCTTCACCCCCATCCAGCTTCTAAGACTAGGCAGCTTCTGCCCTGGATCTTATCAGGAGAAACTCCCTGACCTTAATTCTGAGTTCCAGATGCCACGGTACCTCAATTTCCTCCTGCTGTATGAGCTTATGAGACAAGAGGAAATAAGGAGTTACTTTTTCTAGGACTCAATAGTGAAAAGTTCTCCCAGGTTCAAGTATGCCTAAGGTATCTTCCGTCACCCTCAACCCAatcaatctttctctctctccctctctctctctcctctctctctctctctctctctctctctctcacacacacacacacacacacacacacacactctcactctACAATGTGCCCTGAGAGACTGGGTTCTACTACCCTCTAGTGGCCAGAGAGGAAAGGGCTGTCCCACCCAGTCAATCAAGACCTTCAAGACTTTACCACGGTCTTCGGTCTGGAAGACACCTAAGGGATAAGCCAAcagcacattttataaatgagaaggAAGAGGCCTAGAGGAAAATAATCACTTTGAGAGTCAGGGTACAGTTGGGACCAGAACTCAAGTCTCCTGACTCCCAGGTCAGTGCTTAATCCACTTTCACTGCCTCCCCTCTGACTTTTGTCTCCCTTTCCTAGCTTATCCCTGGGGAGGTCAGAACGAATCAGAAAAACGCCCAAAACGCCAAAGCCAAAAAGGACATGGTTCCTCCTCAACCCCTGCAGAGCAACGCCTGCACCTGAAACGTCATAGTCCCAAGCGAATTCACATCTTGGATAACATGGGTCCTTCTGAGGAACTGGCTGTCCTCGGACTTTCCGAATTTAACAGACTTTCAAGATTTTTATTGACCTCGCACAGCTCTTGTCGCCATGGTGACAACACTGTCTAATCCATGGTGGCCACCCAGGTCTCCTGTCTCCACGGTAACCGGTGCTTTGCGACCTTCAGTTTGCAGCGGTCGTGCTGCAGCCGCTGCAGTGGTTGCTGGGCGACGGCGGAGAGAAGCAGGTGGCTTGAGGTGGGGACCCGGACGGGCTTCCGGTAGGGGTGTAGGGGCGGTTCCGGGGAAGCCTGCGCCCCCAGGTAGGGGTGCTCCGGGCCGCCGGCCCCGCAGCCCGCCCCTCCCCGGGCCCATGGCCGGGGCATTGGGTGGGACAGGGGGCTCAGGCTGGACTTGGCGGCCGGTGGCGCGGGACCCGCTGCTGGCGCGGGCCTTCCATTCATGCACCGAACTGCGGGGACGGTTCTATCTGGTGGGGGGTCTCCTAGCCGGAGGAGCGAGAGAGCCGAGCAGTGATATGGTGGTCTTCGATCCGGCTGGAGGCCAGGCCGTGCGGGTGGGAGCCCGGGGCGGCCCGAGGCGCAGCCACCACGACGCGGCGCTGGTGGGCGGGCGCTGGCTCTGTGTGGTGGGCGGCTGGGATGGGTCGCGCCGCCTGGCCACAGTAAGCGCCCTGGACACCGAACGCGGTGTGTGGGAGGCGTGGACCGCCGCCCCCGGCAGCTGCCCCCCTGCCGGCCTCAGTAGTCACACCTGTACCCACCTCTCCGACCGAGAGCTGCGGGTGGCAGGCAGGGAGGGCGGGACTCGCACTCAGCGTCGTTATGGAAGCATCTACACGTTAAGGCTGGACCCTGGCGCCCGCACCTATTGGTATGACACCCCTTGCCCAAAACCTTTCATGCTCCCTCACTTACACTCTGGAAAAACAGCTTCGCAGGCAATTTATCTAATATCCTCACCCTAGAACCCTCCTTCCCCGGGGATCTTCCATGTCTAAGATAGCTGAACTCTCTTATCAATATTACCCTCCCTCTCAACCGAACTACATATGGCACTGTCCCATGTCTCCTTTCTATCCTTGGCAAGGGGGTTGGGGAAAAGGCAGTTACAGCACTTAACATTTTCCAGAAAACACAACTCAGGCCTGAATTTCACAGCTATAAGGAAGAAGGCTACCACACAGTCTCACGTTCAGGTCACTGCGCTGCTCTGCTCCAAAgtcctgggccccacccaggTCACCAGCTATTGCTCTTCGGGGGCTGCGACTCAGCTGAACCAGAAGTAGCTGGGCATTGGAGTCATGGGAAGATTAAGGTATTATCTACTCACATCTTGCTAAGGGTGGAAGGGGGCTAAAATTGGGATGCCCAAATCCCTCCAGACAGTCCCTTCTCTCTCCACCAAGGAGGAACCACCTGTTGCCCCCCGTTTGATGGAACAGCTTGCAAGGCTCGTGAGCAGTGGGCAGGGGTCCCGGCAGGGGCCTCGAGGACTCCGGCATCACTCATGTTCTGTGGTTGGGCCCTTTGCTGTGCTGTTTGGTGGAGAAACTCTGACTAAAGCCCGAGACACCATCTGCAATGACCTCTACATCTATGATACCCGTGAGAAGGGGCTTAATGGTTGAGAAGGGGAAAAGGTGGGAAGATAGGAGAACCTGAAGACtacagaaagaaagaggatggaGTAATGGGGTAGGGAGGAGGAAGATTTAGTCGACAAATTAAAGGAATACACAGAATGTTAAATTTTGAAGAGGCCCACAAATCCagtgaggagaaaaataatgagcAAGACTTTGGTCTTGTTAAGAGCCCCATGGGAGCCAAAGTGCTACTGCCTCAATAACCACTCTCTGCCCTTACCCAACAGGAAAGTCTCCTTCTCTGTGGTTCCACTTCCCCTGTGCAGACCATGGGCTAAAACGCGTTGGCCATCGGACCTGCCTTTGGAATGATCAGCTCTACCTGGTTGGGGGTTTTGGTGAGGATGGCAGGACAGCTAGTCCACAGGTTTGCATTCTGGACCTCTTTATCTAAAGAATAGTGCCAAGATACACCACCAAGCCTCTGTTTTGTTGCAGACTCATAAAGCGTTATCACCAGAGCTGTCTGCCTCATTTCAAATGCTGATTAAATTTCAACCTGAGAGTTAACATTTGTTTCTGAATCTTTTGGCGGGGAGGGAAGTAAATAAGGAGATGCATCTTTATTTGCAAGGTAAAGGATAAAATATGGGACCTAGTTTGATATTGTGAGCCATTAACCAGATGGACCCAAAACCACAAATCATATGCTTGCCCATGCCCCATGCAAATTCTACCCTTAATACTGGGTGAAAGCTTCAGGCTAGAGCTAAGCATTCTGAACAAAacatttaattaacaaaaaaaaaatattacaatagcagagaaaataataacaataaagagaaattagaagAAGTGGGAATCAGggtagaaaaaaatgcaaaggcCTTGGTCTCTAGGAGACCAACACTCCAGCTGAGCTGGACTTAGCCCCAGCCCCTTCTGAGTTTTCCTTGGCTGCTGGCTTCTCATCTTCCCCCATGAGACGAATGTTGTGCTTTTCCCGgaattcatttagttcttttccCTTTGCCTGAAGCTGCTGTGTCAGTGTCTCAATGATCTTCTGTATCTAGAGGGCAAACGACAGGGATTATGTAAGGATTTCAGGACTCCCTTCCCCCATCTGTTACGGACTATGGTTGGGGGAAGTGAAGGAGTGATGATACCTCTAACCTCAACTTTAACCAAGTATTAATAGTAGAGCCCAGACACAAAAAGTAttcctttcttaaaaacaagGTTTATAAACTGTAGTAtacataagaatcacctgggctgcttatttttaaaatgccacttCACGGCTCCCATCCCCAAAGGTTCTCAATCAGTGGGTACAGGACAGGGTCTGGGAAGCTGCATTTTAAATtagttctccaggtgatttggATGCACGTAGCCATGGACTACACTGTGAGAAACTCCACTCtaaccacctcccctcccccaattcaGCCAGAAAATAGGCAGAGTCAGCAACTCCTTTGTCTAAGGAGTTAGACGTAGCATAGCTAAAGAGCATAGGCTAATAGGCTATTTATGCTGCCTTCAACACGAGTTCCTACCCACACTTTCCTCCCCCACATTCCCTAAAGCCCTGGCCTCCCTTTCCTTACTCCTTGGTTGCCCAGAGCATCTACACAGGGATTCTTGCTCACCTGCTCCTTGTTGTTCTCCAAGGCAGGCAGCACCTCTTTGACAGTCCGCTCCACCAGTACCCCTCCAACCATGCGGTAGCACTTGCGGGTTTCATCTACCTCCTTCAGAGTATCGATCACTAGGCTGAGGTAGGAGGACAAGGCAGGATCTGAGAATTCAGTCCCACTCTGCTGCAACCCTCTTACAAAATGGCCCAttacccacccccccaaaaaaagtggCCCATCCAACTCTGCTTTTGTTTGCGTCTCCCGGCTTCCTCACCTGTGCTCATTCAACTCCATCTCCAGCTCAGCTGCTTTGGATGCCAGGCCCCGCTGTTCCTGCCGAAGGCGGTTGAAGCCAGCAATTACCTAAGAAGGTGAGAAAGAGATAAAGGTGAGAGAGGGGACAGTGGAAATGGCAGAGGGTCAACACAGGATAGCAGGCTTTACAAAGATGCGGTAGTAGACACCTATCTTGGAAAAGGAGTAGAACACAGTTCGCAGTTTCTAAATTAAGTCTGTCTGGAATTCCATTCACCCAACACTGAGTGCCTACTAGGTGTGAGATATTTGCTAGGCCATCTTGCAGCTTCGCTTGGTGAGGATTAGGCATTTGTTACATAGGAATGGGGGTGGAGAGCTACTGGAGCACCTACAGTGGAGCTTAAACTCGCAGGTAAAGAGGGCTGTCAGGAAAGGCTTTGTAAcgagtaacttttttttttttttaattttatttatttatttatttttggctgtgctggctctttgttgctgcacacgggctttctctagttgaggagagcgggggctactcttcattgcggtgcgtgggcttctcattgcggtggcttctcttg is part of the Balaenoptera musculus isolate JJ_BM4_2016_0621 chromosome 1, mBalMus1.pri.v3, whole genome shotgun sequence genome and encodes:
- the PFDN2 gene encoding prefoldin subunit 2 translates to MAENSGRGGKNSGSGAGKGTVSAEQVIAGFNRLRQEQRGLASKAAELEMELNEHSLVIDTLKEVDETRKCYRMVGGVLVERTVKEVLPALENNKEQIQKIIETLTQQLQAKGKELNEFREKHNIRLMGEDEKPAAKENSEGAGAKSSSAGVLVS
- the KLHDC9 gene encoding kelch domain-containing protein 9, which codes for MAGALGGTGGSGWTWRPVARDPLLARAFHSCTELRGRFYLVGGLLAGGAREPSSDMVVFDPAGGQAVRVGARGGPRRSHHDAALVGGRWLCVVGGWDGSRRLATVSALDTERGVWEAWTAAPGSCPPAGLSSHTCTHLSDRELRVAGREGGTRTQRRYGSIYTLRLDPGARTYCYKEEGYHTVSRSGHCAALLQSPGPHPGHQLLLFGGCDSAEPEVAGHWSHGKIKEEPPVAPRLMEQLARLVSSGQGSRQGPRGLRHHSCSVVGPFAVLFGGETLTKARDTICNDLYIYDTRKSPSLWFHFPCADHGLKRVGHRTCLWNDQLYLVGGFGEDGRTASPQVCILDLFI